The Pseudodesulfovibrio sp. zrk46 genome contains a region encoding:
- a CDS encoding ABC transporter substrate-binding protein: MIGLSTDIIVEIIERIGMKDSTTIELEPWARGYNEVLNSKNAAIYGTVQSPGRMDKFKWVCPIGCAQIGVLARKDDGIVLKSLVDFQKYRIGVVREDIGHQLIRGFVPERYLDIANSSESNWKKLQDGRIDLFVYDAKVAAYALKYLGFDPDKYEVVYSLKKYPLCIAFNKNADETIVNAFQKELDALIQERDLEVCY, from the coding sequence TTGATTGGATTGTCGACGGATATCATCGTTGAAATCATCGAGCGGATTGGCATGAAAGATTCTACAACAATCGAATTGGAGCCGTGGGCAAGAGGGTACAATGAAGTGCTCAATTCAAAAAATGCGGCCATATACGGGACGGTGCAAAGCCCGGGACGAATGGATAAATTCAAATGGGTGTGTCCGATTGGCTGTGCCCAGATCGGTGTTCTGGCTCGGAAAGATGATGGCATCGTCCTTAAATCGCTTGTGGATTTTCAAAAGTATCGCATCGGTGTGGTTCGTGAGGATATCGGCCATCAGCTGATTCGTGGTTTTGTTCCTGAGAGATATCTTGATATTGCCAACTCATCGGAATCCAATTGGAAGAAATTGCAGGATGGGCGGATTGATCTGTTTGTGTACGACGCCAAAGTGGCAGCCTATGCGCTCAAATACCTCGGATTCGATCCCGACAAGTATGAGGTGGTCTATTCTTTGAAGAAATATCCGCTGTGTATCGCATTCAACAAGAATGCAGACGAAACTATTGTAAATGCTTTCCAGAAGGAATTGGACGCGCTCATTCAGGAGCGCGATTTGGAGGTCTGCTACTAA